The DNA segment CAGTTCGAGAGCCTTACCGGCGCAGGCAGCCGCGATTGCATCGTCGATAACCGCAACGAGCGGATAATCTTCGTGATCAATCCCGGCGATATGGGACTCGCCATCGGCAAGAGCGGGTCGAGCATCAAGAAGGCTTCCGACGTGATGGGGAAGCGCATCGAGGTCGTGGAATACTCTGCGGACCCGAGCCAGTTCCTCCGGAACTGCTTCCTTCCTGCTCAGGTCACCGGTATCGACTTCGACACGGACGAGGAGGATCAGCAGATCGCCCTTATCGATGTCCGGGACGAGGATCGGGGCCTTGCCATCGGCAAAGCGGGGAAGAATATCTTCAAGGCAAAAGTTCTCGCGCAGCGCCAGCATGACATCGCCGATGTCCAGCTGATGCAGAACGATTCTGCCTGAACACCTTTTTTGAAGTAATCCGGCAACCTCCCCGACGAGGAGTGTCCCGGGGCGGCAGGTAGTATCTCCCGAACAGTTCTCCCGGGGGCGATTTGCGGGGAGGCTTCGAGTGCGCTCCTGCCCGGAAATTATTTATACTGGTATGTGCCCCATGAGATTCCCATGAACGGAGTCCCCGCCCGGATAGTGAAGCCTGCCCTGGCTGCGGCAGAACCGGCGAACAGAGTGCGTGGAGTTCCCGGACCCCGGAGGGCGGCACCGTTGAGGTCTCTTCTCCTCGCTATTGTGGTTCTGGTGCTCTGCATCGGCATGCTCGCTCCTCTTGCATCCGCTCTCCCCGGCTCCGACGAGAACGGCACCGCCGATGCACCGGGCGAGAAGCTTGCCGATAAAAAAGCGCCGATCACGCCTGCAGAGAGCCTGGATCCTGAAGAACAGGACGAAAAGATCCTGTCGAATTCTACCGGGGCGACGGTTGGAAACGGCAACGAGACCGCCGATGCGGAGACGAATGGGACGCTGACGGCAGCGCCGTCCCAGAATGCAACAACCACCACTGAACCCACCGCGACGAAGACCGCCGTTGCCGACGACAAGAAGAAAAAGAAGAGTGCGAACCCGACACCCACCCTGGAGCGGTATGCTCCCCCGCGACCGAGCGCGACGATGGCGAAATCGCACTATTCTCAAGACCGGCCGCTGGTTCAGAGCGACCACCAGATGATCCTCCCTGGATCGTCGTACACCCCCGAGGAGAACGAGACCGGGATACCGTCCGCCGTCGCCGTACCGCGCGACGGCCTGCTCGTCAGGGGTATCGGGGTGCTCCTCGACCGGACACCCGAAGACGTCGTCCTTACCCGGAGCGGGGTGGAGATAGCGAATCTCGACTGGCTGCTCGACCCGGCGATGCGCCTGGGCAGTCGGCACCCGCGGGCGGTCCTGGAGGGGGAGACATTCACCGTCATCGTGACGGTCGAGGCCAGGAACGTGACGGTCACGGAGGAGAACCCTGCCTACGTCGTCCTGGTGCCGCCCCCGGACGAGACCGGGGTCTATGAGATCACGCGGACCCGTGAGTTCCAGACCCTCGGGGACGGGGAACGCGGCGTCTGGGAGTTTACGGTCGTCACCCGTACCGGGAGGCTGACGCTTGCGAACCTCACCCTTCCCGAGGAGCGGCTGGTCACCAACCTGACGTCGAACCCCAACCTCTTCGCCTTCCAGGCATACGCTCTTGCCGGCGACCAGGAGGTGCCTTCATCGGGCTTCTCCGACCCGGTGCTCGCCATCCGGCCTGAGGGGGATGCGGGCGCGGCGGAGGAGTCTTCCCTCCCCGGACTCTACGCGCTTTCGGGCGTCGAGAACTCGACGCTCAGTCCGTCGGAGACGATGGCCGGGGCGTGGGCGCGGGGCGTCGACCACGATGCGATCGTTGCCGCGGCGGTCGGGGACCTCGAGATCTTGAACGGTCTTGGGAAGGAGGAGTTGGCGGCCATTTATGATCTGGAAGGGGGAGGAGAGGGTGGAGCGGGTGGAGACCCGTCTGCA comes from the Methanoculleus marisnigri JR1 genome and includes:
- a CDS encoding NusA-like transcription termination signal-binding factor, whose amino-acid sequence is MPQVTLTEECMRLISQFESLTGAGSRDCIVDNRNERIIFVINPGDMGLAIGKSGSSIKKASDVMGKRIEVVEYSADPSQFLRNCFLPAQVTGIDFDTDEEDQQIALIDVRDEDRGLAIGKAGKNIFKAKVLAQRQHDIADVQLMQNDSA